Below is a window of Desulfuribacillus stibiiarsenatis DNA.
CTTACCCTTTGCTTTGGCTGCTGCTATACCTTCACGTTGTCTAGCTTCTATTTTATGGCGTTCTTTTTCCGCCATGTAAGATAATAACTCGAATACGATATTAGAAATCAGACTCTTTTCAAGATCCGTCTTGTTATTTGTATTCAGGATAGGAGTATCGATTATTGTAATCTCAACACCCATTCTCCGAAGTTCGTTCCATTCCTTTTTTATCTGGTCCATACTTCGACCAAGGCGATCCAATTCCTTTACTATGATTTCATCACCAGGACGAAGGATTAATTTCAAGGCTTGATATGCGACTCTTTCGAAGTTCTTTCCAGTAGCCTTGTCGATAAATATATCTCTATCATCCAGATTATAAGGTTTAAGCGCTTCTAATTGTCTATCAATACATTGGTCTTTAGCACTTACTCTCACATAAGCAAATGTTTTATTCATTTCAATGCTCCTTTTTACTTATCTGATACATTTATAACACTACATACGTTTGGATAGTGTGCTAGGGATTTTATAAACAGTTGCAAAGTATTTTAATACCTTTATAAACTTTTATTCTTTTTATTATCTTTATTCCTTAAACGTCTGCCTTTATAAACCACTGAAATATCCTTAAGTCAAAATAGGATCTTATAGATTCCCAAAATAAAAAACCACCTATTCAGATGGTTAAATAAAATGTTTCTAGTCACTTTAAACTCATTTGATATATATCTAAATCTGGTACTCTTATTAATTAATCAAAGCTTATATTCATAATCTTCTTCATATTGTGGTATGACATAGTTTAAATTTTTTAATTTATTAACTTCTATATCAACAGACCACGGATCATTTCCTTCTATGTATTCTAATATTGAAAAATTCGCTTCGTCTATATCTTTAGTTGTATCAATATCTAAAAGAAATTTCACCAATAATGTAATTTCTATCTCATCTTCGCCAACCGATGTAAATTTCTCATCTCTAGTATCATAAACTGGATTGTAAGCATATATCTCTACATTTTTTTCTACTATTACACTAGCTGTTACCATAATATCATCGCCTAATATTTCAATATCTTCTAAACTTACATTTACTATATCTCCATCAAAATAAGTTTGTATGTACCCGTCAATAAAATAATTTGAACGAATATTCTCCGGACTTAAGTTAGAAATGTAATCATCTACTTCTGAAAGAATCTGATCGGAAAAGTACTTCAGAATAATTTCTTCGGCCATACCATTTTTCATATCACTTAAAAACTTATTATACAAATCTTGTGATAAAATATGCGAATGCAATTCTTTTACTTTATTATCATTAATCGTTAAAAAATCTTCTATTGACTTATAAGCTTTGATATCAACGTTTCCCTTAATATCATGATGAATTTGATATTGACCATCCGGGGTAGCTTTCGTTATAACATCACAATAAGCCTTAATATCATTAGAAATAAAATGACAATCATCTATACTATTTTTCTCGATAAATAATCGATACGAGTACCAAATTATAGCATCTCTAATTTCTTTCTTAGGGTAATTAAACGCATCGTTATCTTTTGTTTTTACATGACATTGCTTTATAAACGGGGCTTTTTCATACATATCAATTTCTACAATATGTTTTAATATATCAGCTTCATAATCGACAATTATCAATTGGTCATTTTTTTGATATTGATAAAATTTATCATGAAATTCCTTAATAAGATCATCTAAATTTGTATTCATTTGAAATATATGGTCATTACCCTCTAAGTATGGCCTAAGTTTGATGTACGCTGATTGGATATCCGCTAGTTGTTTCTTTAAAAATTCTAAGTGAGCTCTCAAAAGTTCCTCATATACAGTAGGGTTAATCACAATATATACATCGTCAAGTTTTGCCAATTTCATCAAAAGTTTATTCTTACCTTTTGTAAAGAAAGGATCCTTGTAAATGGTGTTGGTATCTAAGAAAATATACATAATATCATCCTTTTATTTTGTCAAAGTACCATCTTTTATATAATATTCAATTTCGCGTGCATTACAGAAATCGATTAGTTTTTCACACAAATTATTATAAAAGCTTCTAACTCCCGGATACTTTGATACCGTTGTATTATAATTAGTCCTTCCGAAAATGATTTTATCTGCGAAAGAAACCGATTCCAAAATCTCTAAAAAATCTTGATCAATAATGTTTGGCGTAGGATATGGTTCAATACTTACCCATGTCTTACATCCTTTTTCATGTAATTTTCTCAAGCTGTTAATTCTATCTATATATGGCGCAGAGTTCTTCTCAATTTCCTTCCTAAAAGCTTCGTTTAATGAAATCAGTGTAATACCATACTGATTGTCCAAAGAAAAGTCGGCTAGCACCTCTGGTAAAATCCCTTTTGTTAATACAGTACACTTAATTCCGTTGCTGTTTAATTTTTTTATGATTTCAATGCTCAAATCAGAAATCTCTTCATATTGATACATGAAAGGGTCCGTTGTAAAACTTAAATGGACTGACTCTATTTTACTTTTATGTTTTGGGATTTCTTTTTCCAATAACTCTAAAGCATTGGAAACAATACAAGGCTCCAACCACTCTTCGAAACTTTTTACCTTTCCGAATCTCTTAGCCATTAAAAATGCATAACAAGGATATAAGCATCCATGAGAGCAGCCTTGTACGTGATTGATTGTATAATCGCCATATTCTACGTTCGTTTTATACAATAATGATTTTCTCTGGATATAATCAGTGACACTTTTCATATCCTCTCCTCACCTTCATATCCTTTTTATATGAAATCCATGTAGCTCTTCTTCCAGTTTCCGTGATCGGTGGATTTCTTGATACAACAATCGAATTCATAGCCTCTAATTCTTTAATGGCAGCGTTAATATCTGATTCAGAATACAGAGGCCCCTTTTCTAAATAAAATGATACCAATATATCATCATAACTTTGGTCGGCAGATGAAATGAAGTTCATTATTACCTCTTTTACACCATCACCTTTACTATAATCGAAAAGTGTCATTTGTCCACCATTAATCAGCTCGCTCGATTTTTTACACATGTTACTAGCCATCTCAACTAATCCATGTTTGTGATTTGTAGCAAAAACCATCCTATATTTAGGCATATTCTGTATTTTAACTTTAATCGGTATATTGATAACATAAGAGAATACGTTACGAAGTTGGTTGCAGTATTCTTCAACAAATCGGTCTTCAGCTTGAAAAGCATCTATTGCTCCAGAATTATAATCAGTTATGATTTTCTGCCAATATGAACCATTTGCTACTCGATTCATGTTCGGTATGTCGTTCTTAGTGCTACCAGAATCGTTCTCTCTTTCTTCAAGAGCAGATATCTCCTCCGAAAGTGGCTTTGCGTTTAAAACCCTGCAACCCTCTCTAATAAACCCAAATGAATTTAAGTTTAGCAACATTTCCATACTCCTGCAGGAGTAAGATTTTAAAGAAGAAAAAATATCAAAATGTAAGCTCTTAATTCCGAATGGATCAATATATAGAAAGACGTTCTGATATTTACAGCTTTCCAATATTTGATGTAATGAAGTTTCATATGCACCAGGATAAATTGTGCATTTATATTGTTGTGTATTGTCCTTAAGGTCATTAGAATACATTTTTTCGATGAAACAAAAATCAATACTGTTGTGTACTTTTGATATTTTTAATGCCTCTTTTGCTATTTCTAATGCCATTAGTGGTGAACCAATTTCTCCATCATCAAAACGACCTTTCCCCGCAAAACAATCAATATATTTTACATTAGCCCTAGTTGCTAAGATCTTATTAAAATACAATTTTAGATAATGTCCTAATAACTTATCTTTCGTTTTTGACCATTCCTTTTTTTCAACAAAGAATGTATCTTTTGCCATCGCCCTATCATCCCATTTCTTAGTAGTTAGTAATAATTTTTACTATTCTACAAAGAAATGAGATAACCTTCAACTCGACAAAACTAGTCATTATTCGACAAAATCTGCTATGGAAACTAAAGTTTTAGTGCCTAAAAAAACTCTAAAAGCCAATCTGAATTTTTTTATCTAATCTTTTAGTACCCAATAATGAGTAATGCATCCAGCAACACCAAGTACTGTTACAACATAAAGTATATACTTCCACCAATACAATAAGATTTCAATCATCTTTCGCCTCCTAGCTTGCGTATAGTTTCTTTGCTTTTTCTATGATCAACTGTATGGAATCATAGTTACTACTCTTATTTGTAACCTCGTAGATAACAAAGTTTTGATTTTTCGAGTTATGTTTACTTAGCCTCACCCGGTACCCTTCATCTGTAAGCATTTCTTTAAGTATTGGTGCATTATCTTTTAAAACAGGTACCAAGATTCTACCCATCTTCGCTTGATTAGCTAATATCACGATATTTCCCTCCTTCAGCATGATCCAGGGATATAACTCTCCAGCCAGCTCGTAATTTTTTATTAAGCTCATGAAATGTTAATGGCTCATACACAGTTACCTTTTGTTCGTTTTCAATTCTAAATAATAAATAC
It encodes the following:
- a CDS encoding recombinase family protein → MNKTFAYVRVSAKDQCIDRQLEALKPYNLDDRDIFIDKATGKNFERVAYQALKLILRPGDEIIVKELDRLGRSMDQIKKEWNELRRMGVEITIIDTPILNTNNKTDLEKSLISNIVFELLSYMAEKERHKIEARQREGIAAAKAKGKHLGRPKMNLDTLTKHQRQLLDKHYQEWKKGKITAVTFQSILDVKKNTFYKIIKQYEMNYSEQVK
- a CDS encoding PIN domain-containing protein; this translates as MYIFLDTNTIYKDPFFTKGKNKLLMKLAKLDDVYIVINPTVYEELLRAHLEFLKKQLADIQSAYIKLRPYLEGNDHIFQMNTNLDDLIKEFHDKFYQYQKNDQLIIVDYEADILKHIVEIDMYEKAPFIKQCHVKTKDNDAFNYPKKEIRDAIIWYSYRLFIEKNSIDDCHFISNDIKAYCDVITKATPDGQYQIHHDIKGNVDIKAYKSIEDFLTINDNKVKELHSHILSQDLYNKFLSDMKNGMAEEIILKYFSDQILSEVDDYISNLSPENIRSNYFIDGYIQTYFDGDIVNVSLEDIEILGDDIMVTASVIVEKNVEIYAYNPVYDTRDEKFTSVGEDEIEITLLVKFLLDIDTTKDIDEANFSILEYIEGNDPWSVDIEVNKLKNLNYVIPQYEEDYEYKL
- a CDS encoding radical SAM protein, yielding MKSVTDYIQRKSLLYKTNVEYGDYTINHVQGCSHGCLYPCYAFLMAKRFGKVKSFEEWLEPCIVSNALELLEKEIPKHKSKIESVHLSFTTDPFMYQYEEISDLSIEIIKKLNSNGIKCTVLTKGILPEVLADFSLDNQYGITLISLNEAFRKEIEKNSAPYIDRINSLRKLHEKGCKTWVSIEPYPTPNIIDQDFLEILESVSFADKIIFGRTNYNTTVSKYPGVRSFYNNLCEKLIDFCNAREIEYYIKDGTLTK
- the tcmP gene encoding three-Cys-motif partner protein TcmP, whose product is MAKDTFFVEKKEWSKTKDKLLGHYLKLYFNKILATRANVKYIDCFAGKGRFDDGEIGSPLMALEIAKEALKISKVHNSIDFCFIEKMYSNDLKDNTQQYKCTIYPGAYETSLHQILESCKYQNVFLYIDPFGIKSLHFDIFSSLKSYSCRSMEMLLNLNSFGFIREGCRVLNAKPLSEEISALEERENDSGSTKNDIPNMNRVANGSYWQKIITDYNSGAIDAFQAEDRFVEEYCNQLRNVFSYVINIPIKVKIQNMPKYRMVFATNHKHGLVEMASNMCKKSSELINGGQMTLFDYSKGDGVKEVIMNFISSADQSYDDILVSFYLEKGPLYSESDINAAIKELEAMNSIVVSRNPPITETGRRATWISYKKDMKVRRGYEKCH